A DNA window from Ctenopharyngodon idella isolate HZGC_01 chromosome 8, HZGC01, whole genome shotgun sequence contains the following coding sequences:
- the commd10 gene encoding COMM domain-containing protein 10, with product MSSIIPETQSIKAAVIHINSIDSSKFSRLLSRILQKLHLKERSFSEEEEEKLQSALSMEKQTLQLLLETVSFILEQAVYHSVKPAALKQQLENINIASEKAEVFSQVWASAGPDVVEKIRHGIFAPKKLDHVGWQLNLQMARSDQSRLKAPHAVLNLGLRTEDDAERLQDVCVEFNHQDLLDFYNQMERIQTQLDSLT from the exons ATGAGTTCAATAATCCCAGAGACACAGAG CATTAAAGCGGCAGTGATTCACATCAACTCCATCGACAGCAGCAAGTTTTCCAGACTTCTGTCACGGATTCTGCAGAAGCTGCACCTGAAG GAGCGATCCTTCagcgaggaggaggaggagaagctACAGAGCGCTTTATCAATGGAGAAACAGACTCTGCAGCTGCTGCTGGAAACAGTGTCCTTCATCCTCGAGCAG GCCGTGTATCACAGCGTTAAACCGGCGGCTCTCAAACAGCAGCTGGAAAACATCAACATTGCGTCTGAGAAAGCTGAAGTCTTCAGTCAGGTTTGGGCTTCAGCTGGTCCAGATGTGGTGGAGAAGATCAGACATGGGATATTTGCCCCAAAGAAG CTGGATCACGTGGGATGGCAGCTCAACCTGCAGATGGCCCGATCGGATCAGAGCCGACTGAAAGCGCCGCACGCCGTGCTCAATCTGGGGCTCCGGACGGAAGACGACGCCGAG CGTCTGCAGGACGTTTGTGTGGAATTCAACCACCAGGATCTGCTGGATTTCTACAATCAG ATGGAGAGGATACAGACACAGCTGGACTCGCTCACGTGA